A window of the Streptomyces griseochromogenes genome harbors these coding sequences:
- a CDS encoding ester cyclase, with amino-acid sequence MLSATTLDNKQVVLGFIAALNDRTSQDWVQYLAPDVVDHNKIIFGEEEVPGAVIEGFRQQLAAFSTEHPDDGFHVEQLIAEGDDVVVRLRVRGAHTGYHPRMPEPTGRRCDVEQIWIFTVRAGRVAEIRAVSDRLGMFLQLGWDWPSED; translated from the coding sequence ATGCTCTCCGCCACCACCCTCGACAACAAGCAGGTCGTCCTCGGCTTCATCGCCGCCCTCAACGACCGGACGAGCCAGGACTGGGTGCAATACCTCGCGCCGGACGTGGTCGACCACAACAAGATCATTTTCGGTGAGGAGGAAGTGCCGGGCGCTGTGATCGAGGGCTTCCGGCAACAGCTCGCCGCGTTCAGCACCGAGCACCCGGACGATGGCTTTCACGTGGAGCAGCTCATCGCCGAGGGCGACGATGTCGTAGTACGGCTTCGGGTGCGTGGTGCCCACACCGGATATCACCCCCGGATGCCCGAGCCGACCGGCCGACGCTGTGACGTCGAACAGATCTGGATCTTCACGGTACGCGCGGGCCGGGTTGCCGAGATCCGTGCCGTGAGCGACCGTCTCGGCATGTTCCTCCAGCTCGGCTGGGACTGGCCGAGCGAGGACTGA
- a CDS encoding TetR/AcrR family transcriptional regulator C-terminal domain-containing protein has translation MTAEKPGARRGPGERVGLSRQRILDAALDLIDRRGLKALTMRSLGEQLGVEAMTLYHYVPNKDALLDGLIEQVFRAAAPAMDESADWRKALREYAKALREGLLRHPAVLPLAASRPAVTQATLDDIEACLRMLTDNGFPLGRALHALNAVTVFTIGHAVMEAQLAVDAHEAGGTDWLAQLATERYPLITKAARDRAGVDDEERFALAVDAMLLGFDELRKAAQPPGPDL, from the coding sequence ATGACGGCCGAGAAGCCGGGCGCACGGCGAGGCCCTGGCGAGCGCGTGGGGCTGAGCCGGCAGCGAATCCTTGACGCGGCACTGGATCTGATCGACCGCAGGGGGCTCAAGGCCCTGACGATGCGTTCGCTCGGCGAGCAGCTGGGCGTCGAGGCGATGACGCTCTACCACTACGTCCCGAACAAGGACGCCTTGCTCGACGGACTGATCGAGCAGGTGTTCAGAGCTGCCGCACCGGCGATGGACGAGTCCGCCGACTGGCGCAAGGCACTGCGTGAGTACGCGAAGGCGCTGCGCGAGGGCCTGCTGCGGCACCCGGCCGTCCTCCCCCTCGCCGCCTCTCGCCCAGCGGTCACCCAGGCGACACTCGACGACATCGAGGCGTGCCTGCGCATGCTGACGGACAACGGCTTTCCCCTCGGCCGTGCGTTGCACGCCCTGAACGCGGTGACGGTGTTCACGATCGGGCACGCCGTCATGGAGGCACAGCTTGCTGTCGACGCGCACGAAGCGGGCGGCACGGACTGGCTGGCCCAGCTGGCGACCGAGCGATATCCGCTCATCACCAAGGCCGCACGCGACCGGGCAGGCGTGGACGACGAGGAGCGCTTCGCCTTGGCCGTCGACGCGATGCTGCTCGGGTTCGACGAGCTGCGCAAGGCGGCGCAACCGCCGGGGCCAGACCTCTGA
- a CDS encoding class I SAM-dependent methyltransferase, giving the protein MTAAQNAPQPPRRFDDVPGWFPVLDQTLFDWLLAGQESAGIRGDLLEVGVYMGKSAIFLGSHLRDGERYTVCDLFEGDAPDDANRAESTKSYSALSRRAFEENYLSFHGELPRVLQGPSSLVPEEVESRSCRFVHIDASHLYEHVYADIGAAHDLLLHGGVVVLDDFRSEHTPGVSVAVWEAVLNRGLRPICLSTQKLYGTWGDPGPVQEELLAMARGREDCHLSVQKAAGHRIIRLKSKGMRAPSVPLSRHAAEPEPVAEQTAVRPSTPATPGRSLTRRIAADLLPPVLTRAIRSSRAAKRSARS; this is encoded by the coding sequence ATGACAGCCGCACAAAACGCACCCCAACCACCCCGCCGATTCGACGACGTTCCCGGGTGGTTCCCCGTACTGGACCAGACGCTCTTCGATTGGCTCCTGGCCGGCCAGGAGTCCGCAGGGATACGGGGCGATCTGCTGGAAGTCGGGGTGTACATGGGGAAGAGCGCGATCTTCCTCGGCAGCCACCTCCGGGACGGTGAGCGGTACACGGTGTGCGACCTCTTCGAGGGCGACGCACCGGACGACGCCAACCGGGCGGAGTCGACGAAGTCGTACAGCGCGCTCAGCCGACGGGCGTTCGAGGAGAACTACCTCTCCTTCCACGGCGAGCTGCCCCGTGTCTTGCAGGGCCCCAGCTCCCTGGTGCCGGAAGAGGTCGAGTCACGCTCCTGTCGGTTCGTCCACATCGACGCCTCGCACCTGTACGAGCACGTGTACGCCGACATAGGCGCGGCGCACGACCTGCTGCTGCATGGCGGAGTCGTCGTCTTGGACGACTTCCGTTCGGAGCACACGCCCGGCGTCTCCGTGGCCGTCTGGGAGGCAGTGCTCAACAGAGGCCTGCGCCCGATCTGTCTGAGCACACAGAAGCTGTACGGCACCTGGGGCGACCCCGGCCCGGTGCAGGAGGAGCTGCTGGCGATGGCACGCGGACGCGAGGACTGCCACCTCAGCGTCCAGAAGGCGGCCGGACACCGCATCATCCGGCTCAAGTCCAAGGGCATGCGGGCGCCGTCCGTCCCGCTCTCCCGGCACGCCGCAGAGCCCGAGCCCGTCGCGGAACAGACGGCCGTCCGGCCTTCCACACCCGCCACCCCGGGCCGCAGTCTCACCCGCCGCATCGCGGCCGACCTGCTGCCGCCCGTCCTCACCCGCGCGATCCGCAGCTCCCGCGCGGCCAAGCGCTCGGCGCGGAGCTGA
- a CDS encoding L,D-transpeptidase: MVATAGVLGGVLAVTALGGTSNAVTSENDAGNHPKSQTQVNQAGAQDASDAQIKITPGQGAYNVATNGPVNVTVSNGKLTKVTMTAVATGAEIPGTLSADGTSWKPNGWLERATKYQIAAEATDAKDRSASGNATITTVSPANDFIGHLSPEDGSTVGVGMPVTVNFAKAISDKAAVESQIRVSSSSGQQVVGHWFNDNRLDFRPENYWKPGSTVTVELTRHGIRKTVTFKIGRSQIDTVDARTKQMTVVRDGKTIKTIPISSGSPEHPTYNGQMVISEKFRQIHMNGTTVGLLEKDGKPAYDIKAVPHAMRLTDSGTFIHGNYWGADSVFGNVNTSHGCVGLKDVKGGGDGTQPAAWFFDNSMIGDVVIVKNSEDKTMLAPDNGLGDWNMPWSEWVAGSATH; this comes from the coding sequence CTGGTGGCTACGGCCGGCGTACTCGGCGGCGTACTCGCAGTCACGGCCCTCGGCGGTACCAGCAACGCTGTCACCAGCGAAAACGATGCGGGGAACCACCCGAAATCGCAGACGCAGGTAAATCAGGCGGGCGCCCAGGACGCTTCCGACGCCCAAATAAAGATCACGCCCGGGCAAGGTGCCTACAACGTCGCGACCAACGGCCCGGTCAATGTCACCGTCAGCAACGGCAAGCTCACCAAGGTGACCATGACCGCCGTCGCGACCGGTGCCGAGATCCCGGGCACCCTGTCCGCGGACGGCACCTCCTGGAAGCCGAACGGCTGGCTGGAACGGGCCACCAAGTATCAGATCGCCGCAGAGGCCACGGACGCCAAGGACCGCTCCGCCAGCGGGAACGCCACGATCACCACGGTCTCCCCGGCCAACGACTTCATCGGGCACCTCTCCCCCGAGGACGGCTCCACCGTCGGCGTGGGCATGCCGGTGACGGTCAACTTCGCCAAGGCGATCAGCGACAAGGCCGCCGTGGAGTCGCAGATCCGGGTCAGCTCCAGCAGCGGCCAGCAGGTCGTCGGTCACTGGTTCAACGACAACCGCCTGGACTTCCGCCCCGAGAACTACTGGAAGCCCGGCTCCACCGTCACCGTCGAGCTCACCCGTCACGGCATCCGGAAGACGGTCACGTTCAAGATCGGCCGGAGCCAGATCGACACCGTCGATGCCAGGACGAAGCAGATGACCGTCGTACGGGACGGCAAGACGATCAAGACCATCCCGATCTCGTCCGGCAGCCCCGAGCACCCGACGTACAACGGCCAGATGGTCATCTCCGAGAAGTTCAGGCAGATCCATATGAACGGTACGACCGTCGGCCTCTTGGAGAAGGACGGCAAGCCCGCCTACGACATCAAGGCCGTACCGCACGCCATGCGCCTGACCGACTCGGGCACGTTCATCCACGGCAACTACTGGGGTGCCGACTCGGTCTTCGGCAACGTCAACACCAGCCACGGCTGCGTGGGCCTGAAGGACGTCAAGGGCGGCGGCGACGGCACGCAGCCCGCCGCGTGGTTCTTCGACAACTCGATGATCGGGGACGTCGTGATCGTCAAGAACTCCGAGGACAAGACCATGCTGGCCCCGGACAACGGCCTCGGCGACTGGAACATGCCGTGGAGCGAGTGGGTCGCGGGCAGCGCGACCCACTGA